The genomic segment AAtgacaaaaaattatatcaatattaatgtattttaaCAACGAAAGAAACTGAACTGGGTCTGGGCGAGTGGGAATCATTTTAATGTTTGTGTCCGATCATCCGGTTCCTCCACGATTTAATTTCAATCACCACCATCGAAGACAActaaaatcattatttatatCTATCTAAATATCTGTCTTTCCTGAACTAAATCTACTAGGTTAGCTTTTATTATGCAACGTTACCAAAATGGTCCCTTGATTTAAGTAAGTCACAGtgacaaaaaatacaaatcaatcaattaagCCATCGTAGACTGNNNNNNNNNNNNNNNNNNNNNNNNNNNNNNNNNNNNNNNNNNNNNNNNNNNNNNNNNNNNNNNNNNNNNNNNNNNNNNNNNNNNNNNNNNNNNNNNNNNNNNNNNNNNNNNNNNNNNNNNNaaaaaaaaaaaaaaaaaaaaaatcaatcaataaattaagcCATTGTAGACTGTGACATGGTACACGAGGCTGACACCTTTCATGGCCGAGGGAAACCACCCAAATCTCTTGATGAccctcatttttttctcttacacAGTCTCCATCTTTTTCTGCTTTTATtgttcagaaacaaaaaaaaattagcaaattATTTGTTCGAGTTTGCTGTTTTAATAATATCtgattatttattgatttgtgtcatgaaatttctttttatgtcGATCGGTTGGGTTTTTTAATCGACTTAGTAATCTTCTTATACGCATTATAAGTACGGGACTAACCGGCATGGACATTCATAGATCATTTAATCAGTTGGAAAGTTAAGAAAAATGGACCATGCATGTGTTCACAACATATGCGACGGTATACCTTATAAATATGTAGGTTAGGTATCGATCGGTGGAGCCCGAGTAttggtatttttttatttgtacacAAATACGTTTTTTGCCTATTTTAAACACACATATTCTTCAAATGTGTATTATGTTCACAAACTTCTCAGCCCATTCGGGATTATATCGCAGAATTCGTATAAATTATCACATTTAAAACACCTAAAATATTTCTTACTAGTGCCGCGCGTAAAATTGTGTTATCAAGCAAatctaattattaattatgactatttcaaaattttgtactTAATGGGGGAACTATATACAGTGTTTATATGTAGTTTAATGAACATACACTTGAATTCAGGTGATATTTCAGTAAGGGCATGATGTAAATTCGTGACAAACAATCCAAACCCTGACGTCCAGCGATATCAATTTACATTTGACGACTAAACTAAGTAATCAAGCAGCATAAagagatattaatttatatcataACGGTGTGTCCAACATTCAACGACGGTTGGGGCCGAGTACGTACCAGTCGATTATGTTAATGGTGGCTAGAAATTCAACAAATAGTGATTAATGAAACCAAAAGTATCACTATGTATATCAACTACATTAAATGAAAACTAATTGATAAACTTATAAAGTATATCGGTTACCtttgatatataaatagatGCATCAATACAAATGGAGAGTGGGACATGTAAGATTTTCTAATTTACGAGGTGAAACCTCCAAACAAACAAGCGACACACACTCggtaaataacaataataatatccaGCAAGTGATTCTAAGACAAACATACTATTAGAGAGAAACATATACTATAATACTAATAGTTGAAATGAGGAAGGAACCTTCTCTGTATGTAATATGAACCCTTCAAAAAAGCAAacccaatttttaaaaaataagaataataatcagCCATAATAATAATCGTTTGTGGcgctaagaaaagaaaagaaaaaaaaaatcagtagcATTTTCCTTTATGTGTTGTACTGTTATATATGCTCACGTCTAGTCATGTTTCTAAGTTTGTCTTTCTTTGAGCCTGCGAAGTGCGATAgcaaaggaaataaaatctcgGCAGAACGAGGTATAACATACAATGTACATTAAGTTGATTCAAATGGCGGTTCAGTTTCCATTAATCTTAATCACAAAACTCTATTTAATAGGAATAATTCTGTCAGTTTACAAGAAAACCATTTCAATTTCATTTCCATTTAACAAGAGTTAAGCTAGCAATTTTGGTAAATTTACACCATGATTTAACAAGAGTTAAGCTAGCAATTTTGGTAAATTTACACCATGAGGTATATAAAGGAACACATAATTTTGAGCCTAATAGTCATTAGTGGCATGTACCCTGTCtagttgatttttttctctctttgtgtgtgttgtggatatgtttattattattattgtattagTGATAGAAAAAATGTAATCTTAATTTAGTATGGTTGATGTCGTTACTACTATTCTCAATTTATTATAACTCGAGGTTGAGGTCTTGCTTGCATGTATTACACGCGATACTCTTAAACTAACATTTCTATATTAAATTTGTCATGTTTAATATATAACCCTAAGTAATTTCTTCCTCTGCCGGCGTAAGGCATATTTAGTAATTacagtctctctcttttttttcgtCATATGTAATTACAGTCAATAAGTGTCTTGTAGTGGTATAGATTACATCTAATACTTATTAGACGACCAGTTTAAATTCTAGTTACATGCATAGACtagttttgattaaaaatgttATGATACtgatcatatataataaaacttcaCAACAATTCGTAATCTAACATATATNNNNNNNNNNNNNNNNNNNNNNNNNNNNNNNNNNNNNNNNNNNNNNNNNNNNNNNNNNNNNNNNNNNNNNNNNNNNNNNNNNNNNNNNNNNNNNNNNNNNNNNNNNNNNNNNNNNNNNNNNNNNNNNNNNNNNNNNNNNNNNNNNNNNNNNNNNNNNNNNNNNNNNNNNNNNNNNNNNNNNNNNNNNNNNNNNNNNNNNNNNNNNNNNNNNNNNNNNNNNNNNNNNNNNNNNNNNNNNNNNNNNNNNNNNNNNNNNNNNNNNNNNNNNNNNNNNNNNNNNNNNNNNNNNNNNNNNNNNNNNNNNNNNNNNNNNNNNNNNNNNNNNNNNNNNNNNNNNNNNNNNNNNNNNNNNNNNNNNNNNNNNNNNNNNNNNNNNNNNNNNNNNNNNNNNNNNNNNNNNNNNNNNNNNNNNNNNNNNNNNNNNNNNNNNNNNNNNNNNNNNNNNNNNNNNNNNNNNNNNNNNNNNNNNNNNNNNNNNNNNNNNNNNNNNNNNNNNNNNNNNNNNNNNNaaaaaaaaaaaaaaaaaaaaagacatgataAATTTTTCTGTTGTGAAAGTCTTCCAAAATTAGTGTCATCTTCATTTAAAAAACAAGTGACCCCATTTAGTCTCcacaggaagaagaaaaaaccacaCCTTTTTCCAAACCCTCTTAAAACCCTCCGGGTAAAGAATCACACCCTAGAAAGCAAAATCTCGAGAATGGCTTCATCGCGCCGTCGTAGCTTCCTCCCTTTGCTGAGAGCTCTAGAGCATCAGAGTGGAAGAAACCCTAACATGGTGATGTGTTACAAAAAAGATTCAAGCTTtatgttctctttcttttggttggttttttttttaacagttctAACCTTTCTCCTTCTTATTGTTGCAGATGACATCAAAGTCGATAACTTTGTATCAGCCCAAGACATTGCTCCCTGTAAGTGTCCCTTTCCTTGGATCTCTCATTCAAAGACTTGTTAAATTAGATTTGTTTTAGTTCATGCGCTCTCTGCAATTTGCTGCTCTCCTCTCTCTTTATGTCATTATACCTAGGGTCCCAAATAATTAGGTCTTAATGAGACATCACATTCTCTATATCTCTACAGCTTCCAGCAAGCAAAACTGGGTGGATCTCGAGCTTCTACCAGCCCAAATTCCCTGTAAGTCTCCTCTATTCActtgtattttattttggtatctTTGCTTATGAGAATTTGATCTTTTGGTTGGTGTCAGTTAGATATATGATGTATTTTACttgaaaaacatttaattattaCTGCTGCTGCTCTTGTTTATTCTAGCTGACTGCTTTGTCCTGTGTGTTTTAGTAAATGCCCCTTTCCTTGAATCTCTCGAGATTCAAGGACTTGTTATACTAGATTTGTTTTAGCTAGATCATGCTCTCCTCTCCCTTTATGTCATTATTATACCTAGCTAGGGTCCCAAGTAATTGGTCTTAATGAAACATCACGCAAATTCCCTGTAAGTGTCCTCTATTCTAGTTAGATATATTTTACTGACTTGCTTTGTCCTGTGTGTTTTAGTAAATGCCCCTTTCCTCGAATCTCTCATTCAAGGACTTGTTAAACTAGATTTGTTTTAGTGCTCTCTGCAATTTGCTGCTCTCCTCTGTCTTTTATGTCATTATACCTAGGGTCCCAAGTAATTGGTCTTAATGAAACATCACATCTCTACAGCTTCCAGCGAGCAAAACCGGGTTGATCTCTAGCTCTGTATCTTTTTATCAGCCCAAATTCCCTGTAAGTCGCACTGTTCACTTGTGTCTTTGCTTATGAGAATTTGATATATGTGTTTTACTTGAAAATCTTCATACGGCTAATTTAATTATTACCGCTGCTGCTCTTGTTTATTGGTTTTTCTGTAGGTCAAAGGTTTTTCATCAAAAAGTGGCAATGGATccaaggaggaggatgatggATACAAGTTCAATGAAACCCCTCAAGAGACATGGTTCAAGTTGGCTAAAATTTATGCAAGAAGAATGGTGTATGTCTTGGTGAAAAAAGCTTTTGAGAAGAGGAAAACTTCATTGATGAAGTTTATGACCAAgtatgaagagaagaagaataggCTTTTAAGAGAAGCTAAGGGAATTGAGGGCATAGGAGTAGAGGTGGTGGAATACAGTTGCTTCACACAGGCCTGTAGAGATTTTGCTGATCTCTACACTCCAATCATCACTTGGTTGGTTTTGGGCTGTGTAACTGTCACCACCTTTGGTTTGGGAACCTACAGTGACTGGAAATTGCAGAGAGAGGTAGATAAACTCTGGAAATTGCAGGAAGAGGCAAATAAACTCATGTCAGAGACATCAGCCAATATTCTTGACTCCATGTATGAAATGGAGAAAGAATACTTGAAGGATCTGGGAGAGTTGGAGGAAAAGTTCACAAAGATGTTGGAGGAGAAGTTCAGAGAGATTTTGGAGGAGATAAACAGGGAAGCATCCAAAAAACCTAATTAGTGTGAGAGAGGGCCTTAGCTTTTGTCGGTGTATTTAAGCCCTGATTTCGTGAATTATAAGGGTTTTCTCTTTATGAAATAACATTAATCTCGTTTCTATgtctcttttatcttcttctaatgACCTCGAAACtgataaaaaccaaattaaaaaggCCTCAATGTGGCTAGTTGTTTTGTTCCtctttgtttgttctgttttcaaCACAGATATTGGTAAGAGAAGTGAATGTAAAGATCGTGGTGTTTCATTTTTTCAACAGACAGAACTAATTCATCATCCCTCATGGACTTTAAGACTCACTTTTGCAGCTTGTTCGTTTGCTGAACAGTTTGATCAGTTGGGTTTAGTTGTCTTGATCCATAAATACAACTTTTACATCTGTTTAGCGCAATAAGAGATATACACCCATCAATTTCCATTCATCTTTTTGGAATTATGAAGAATCCAGAAAAGTTTGCATATTTCACTGCTGCTTCAAGCTGGTCAGCAAATGAANCGAGGTATAACATACAATGTACATTAAGTTGATTCAAATGGCGGTTCAGTTTCCATTAATCTTAATCACAAAACTCTATTTAATAGGAATAATTCTGTCAGTTTACAAGAAAACCATTTCAATTTCATTTCCATTTAACAAGAGTTAAGCTAGCAATTTTGGTAAATTTACACCATGATTTAACAAGAGTTAAGCTAGCAATTTTGGTAAATTTACACCATGAGGTATATAAAGGAACACATAATTTTGAGCCTAATAGTCATTAGTGGCATGTACCCTGTCtagttgatttttttctctctttgtgtgtgttgtggatatgtttattattattattgtattagTGATAGAAAAAATGTAATCTTAATTTAGTATGGTTGATGTCGTTACTACTATTCTCAATTTATTATAACTCGAGGTTGAGGTCTTGCTTGCATGTATTACACGCGATACTCTTAAACTAACATTTCTATATTAAATTTGTCATGTTTAATATATAACCCTAAGTAATTTCTTCCTCTGCCGGCGTAAGGCATATTTAGTAATTacagtctctctcttttttttcgtCATATGTAATTACAGTCAATAAGTGTCTTGTAGTGGTATAGATTACATCTAATACTTATTAGACGACCAGTTTAAATTCTAGTTACATGCATAGACtagttttgattaaaaatgttATGATACtgatcatatataataaaacttcaCAACAATTCGTAATCTAACATATATNNNNNNNNNNNNNNNNNNNNNNNNNNNNNNNNNNNNNNNNNNNNNNNNNNNNNNNNNNNNNNNNNNNNNNNNNNNNNNNNNNNNNNNNNNNNNNNNNNNNNNNNNNNNNNNNNNNNNNNNNNNNNNNNNNNNNNNNNNNNNNNNNNNNNNNNNNNNNNNNNNNNNNNNNNNNNNNNNNNNNNNNNNNNNNNNNNNNNNNNNNNNNNNNNNNNNNNNNNNNNNNNNNNNNNNNNNNNNNNNNNNNNNNNNNNNNNNNNNNNNNNNNNNNNNNNNNNNNNNNNNNNNNNNNNNNNNNNNNNNNNNNNNNNNNNNNNNNNNNNNNNNNNNNNNNNNNNNNNNNNNNNNNNNNNNNNNNNNNNNNNNNNNNNNNNNNNNNNNNNNNNNNNNNNNNNNNNNNNNNNNNNNNNNNNNNNNNNNNNNNNNNNNNNNNNNNNNNNNNNNNNNNNNNNNNNNNNNNNNNNNNNNNNNNNNNNNNNNNNNNNNNNNNNNNNNNNNNNNNNNNNNNNNNNNNNNNNNNNNNNNNNNNNNNNNNNNNNNNNNNNNNNNNNNNNNNNNNNNNNNNNNNNNNNNNNNNNNNNNNNNNNNNNNNNNNNNNNNNNNNNNNNNNNNNNNNNNNNNNNNNNNNNNNNNNNNNNNNNNNNNNNNNNNNNNNNNNNNNNNNNNNNNNNNNNNNNNNNNNNNNNNNNNNNNNNNNNNNNNNNNNNNNNNNNNNNNNNNNNNNNNNNNNNNNNNNNNNNNNNNNNNNNNNNNNNNNNNNNNNNNNNNNNNNNNNNNNNNNNNNNNNNNNNNNNNNNNNNNNNNNNNNNNNNNNNNNNNNNNNNNNNNNNNNNNNNNNNNNNNNNNNNNNNNNNNNNNNNNNNNNNNNNNNNNNNNNNNNNNNNNNNNNNNNNNNNNNNNNNNNNNNNNNNNNNNNNNNNNNNNNNNNNNNNNNNNNNNNNNNNNNNNNNNNNNNNNNNNNNNNNNNNNNNNNNNNNNNNNNNNNNNNNNNNNNNNNNNNNNNNNNNNNNNNNNNNNNNNNNNNNNNNNNNNNNNNNNNNNNNNNNNNNNNNNNNNNNNNNNNNNNNNNNNNNNNNNNNNNNNNNNNNNNNNNNNNNNNNNNNNNNNNNNNNNNNNNNNNNNNNNNNNNNNNNNNNNNNNNNNNNNNNNNNNNNNNNNNNNNNNNNNNNNNNNNNNNNNNNNNNNNNNNNNNNNNNNNNNNNNNNNNNNNNNNNNNNNNNNNNNNNNNNNNNNNNNNNNNNNNNNNNNNNNNNNNNNNNNNNNNNNNNNNNNNNNNNNNNNNNNNNNNNNNNNNNNNNNNNNNNNNNNNNNNNNNNNNNNNNNNNNNNNNNNNNNNNNNNNNNNNNNNNNNNNNNNNNNNNNNNNNNNNNNNNNNNNNNNNNNNNNNNNNNNNNNNNNNNNNNNNNNNNNNNNNNNNNNNNNNNNNNNNNNNNNNNNNNNNNNNNNNNNNNNNNNNNNNNNNNNNNNNNNNNNNNNNNNNNNNNNNNNNNNNNNNNNNNNNNNNNNNNNNNNNNNNNNNNNNNNNNNNNNNNNNNNNNNNNNNNNNNNNNNNNNNNNNNNNNNNNNNNNNNNNNNNNNNNNNNNNNNNNNNNNNNNNNNNNNNNNNNNNNNNNNNNNNNNNNNNNNNNNNNNNNNNNNNNNNNNNNNNNNNNNNNNNNNNNNNNNNNNNNNNNNNNNNNNNNNNNNNNNNNNNNNNNNNNNNNNNNNNNNNNNNNNNNNNNNNNNNNNNNNNNNNNNNNNNNNNNNNNNNNNNNNNNNNNNNNNNNNNNNNNNNNNNNNNNNNNNNNNNNNNNNNNNNNNNNNNNNNNNNNNNNNNNNNNNNNNNNNNNNNNNNNNNNNNNNNNNNNNNNNNNNNNNNNNNNNNNNNNNNNNNNNNNNNNNNNNNNNNNNNNNNNNNNNNNNNNNNNNNNNNNNNNNNNTCCAATCATCACTTGGTTGGTTTTGGGCTGTGTAACTGTCACCACCTTTGGTTTGGGAACCTACAGTGACTGGAAATTGCAGAGAGAGGTAGATAAACTCTGGAAATTGCAGGAAGAGGCAAATAAACTCATGTCAGAGACATCAGCCAATATTCTTGACTCCATGTATGAAATGGAGAAAGAATACTTGAAGGATCTGGGAGAGTTGGAGGAAAAGTTCACAAAGATGTTGGAGGAGAAGTTCAGAGAGATTTTGGAGGAGATAAACAGGGAAGCATCCAAAAAACCTAATTAGTGTGAGAGAGGGCCTTAGCTTTTGTCGGTGTATTTAAGCCCTGATTTCGTGAATTATAAGGGTTTTCTCTTTATGAAATAACATTAATCTCGTTTCTATgtctcttttatcttcttctaatgACCTCGAAACtgataaaaaccaaattaaaaaggCCTCAATGTGGCTAGTTGTTTTGTTCCtctttgtttgttctgttttcaaCACAGATATTGGTAAGAGAAGTGAATGTAAAGATCGTGGTGTTTCATTTTTTCAACAGACAGAACTAATTCATCATCCCTCATGGACTTTAAGACTCACTTTTGCAGCTTGTTCGTTTGCTGAACAGTTTGATCAGTTGGGTTTAGTTGTCTTGATCCATAAATACAACTTTTACATCTGTTTAGCGCAATAAGAGATATACACCCATCAATTTCCATTCATCTTTTTGGAATTATGAAGAATCCAGAAAAGTTTGCATATTTCACTGCTGCTTCAAGCTGGTCAGCAAATGAAGGAAACTGAAGGTGTCTAAGCATCATCGCTGATGAGAGAAGCAATGCCACTGGGTTT from the Camelina sativa cultivar DH55 chromosome 12, Cs, whole genome shotgun sequence genome contains:
- the LOC104729681 gene encoding uncharacterized protein LOC104729681, yielding MASSRRRSFLPLLRALEHQSGRNPNMMTSKSITLYQPKTLLPLPASKTGWISSFYQPKFPLPASKTGLISSSVSFYQPKFPVKGFSSKSGNGSKEEDDGYKFNETPQETWFKLAKIYARRMVYVLVKKAFEKRKTSLMKFMTKYEEKKNRLLREAKGIEGIGVEVVEYSCFTQACRDFADLYTPIITWLVLGCVTVTTFGLGTYSDWKLQREVDKLWKLQEEANKLMSETSANILDSMYEMEKEYLKDLGELEEKFTKMLEEKFREILEEINREASKKPN